In Phycodurus eques isolate BA_2022a chromosome 23, UOR_Pequ_1.1, whole genome shotgun sequence, a genomic segment contains:
- the shroom4 gene encoding protein Shroom4 isoform X4, with product MMSKAASSHEAKKAPCGTNQEIEVGGKAARCEKLKVGDELININGSALYGSRQEALILIKGSYRILKLGIRSAHRPLLPNRLRRRSIPHIRPASWLLSALSGLPPPPPPPPPPPRLPLPADSPPPPTPPAMQLHPCACPLTWNTSENSDLPTQWGQLCRPYSSTDQSSSLGSMESLDTATPITQPYSDSHNSPVDPALFNSKRDSAYSSFSASSNMSDYAAVPLRPGDVCSMDSFLQSLGPPCPNSAAADGGSSAEGQRAVFKFRSLTRPRQRPVEVKERPSSCSYEEDRRGGDFDVIRNGECTIEAQTNPTQPSNRMDSFKNTPSCPNPPNKRRASAPTDISYEEIVPSPNSELGIQNGFLKVGEGSQTGHVECHYSLNQTEEHACDLRDGADTTTDQLSLVTISSAGPPSLTSQASLEFHERSQITHSVSAGLHWPNDPEKTQLQFLRFKNNNSSPEPYSQSYPSESCSSQWSPGPIASQGHCLEAANKWGESCCPTPGSVFLEEGMGVIKHHHPWGRSVSVPEEPDGPSTHVRLGSDQILGHFEPLRAAASVDTLLEEQRTGERTRGEDKLKDNAAVDSTQRKPNPSRNHRRNRRRNERFATNLRNEIQRKKAQLQRSGGPGGLLSCGETVQEEEGADLHEESGDPDTEVKERGTKVLLASPVGSTKCTSAPDEKLITSNKINCDNSHTTAAIQIVDTGVPNFGVGVRVVEEPAPAGKARRWRWTPEHKLQPEPKPSRLYGVIGESVLGVTQSRQGVCAFTSASTSSCGRSASCSRMEESDILPFADRRKFFEETSKLVAGSKVSGLSSHKSQEGEHGQYTNQRRYSYQGGLHQELPSGSTSRDRQQESERMREWEESARERKRDNMLREREMQQEKERWERKVEKERLREKEQQERVRRWEREREMELELERAREEEHLQKEREEEFGREREEFNSRSCMKGRNHDENSHPSHSSQVPTSAFYPVNQPAQPALYQGLAARSNTPTQLQYPARQHETSKLNRKYSLTERDYTGWRQECHPPDGIGLHHQPSRQASRTARQVVGDRSDCNGHTAAPLSQRGRAMSENDLHFDAGQRWSPSHSAAAGQTLSEVEEGVEHLLTQKKKKPPPRPPPPKWEQFHRRRASHHTLFPSSSTVPPQHPNTPPPSVERRTSAHSTSEQSRQRSYSLPPQRQEVAESCPRCSCNQPRTQEHAFAHVPSDRRQIPELSFSVAPPSPMFSRRAFGSAVPTYFDQHEREIASPPAPWSSVSEADSSHNKMWNPHKPPPSVRPGAEWERTPSPRIQINNMLPPALANGHLGGVLPPECYSALDDKQLQMCVGEGVQSGEPSKVPETGTESETTLSPSPAHSLEAELDVPLETDIDDFQGDDGLPVEEELPCFALPVTVLETDIDTLPEPRAEPVGGVRAEEELESSREGLSLDELFPHSSEGESGTESWRGAFHNPEHNSDSLDRRSGTSSSCSSYYSTSAAKAHLLSQMKDLSDNKEREDDDELTYKRQLMESLRKKLGVLREAQRGLQEDVRANAQLGEEVESTVVAVCKPNEVDKFRMFIGDLDKVVSLLLSLSGRLLRAETTLDTLNPDTDDDERLSLLEKKRQLMRQLSEAQDLKEHVDHREQAVSRVLARCLSPEQHRDYSHFVKMKAALLVEQKQLEDKIRLGEEQLRGLRESLGLGLGLGLGLSVGYGHY from the exons CGCTCACCGTCCGCTTCTGCCCAATCGTCTCCGCAGGCGCAGCATCCCGCACATCAGGCCTGCCTCCTGGCTTCTGAGCGCGCTGTCCGGGCTGCCGCCccctcctccgcctccgcctcccCCACCCCGCCTCCCTCTCCCCGCCGACTCGCCCCCGCCTCCCACTCCACCTGCCATGCAGCTCCACCCCTGCGCCTGCCCGCTAACCTGGAACACGAGTGAGAACAG TGACTTGCCCACGCAGTGGGGTCAGCTGTGCCGACCGTACTCGTCCACAGATCAGAGCAGTTCCCTGGGCTCCATGGAGAGCTTGGACACAGCCACACCGATTACGCAGCCTTACTCCGACTCGCACAATTCACCCGTGGACCCGGCACTCTTCAATAGCAAGCGAGACTCTGCCTACAGCTCGTTCTCCGCCAGCTCAAACATGTCCGACTACGCCGCAGTGCCGCTCAGACCCGGTGACGTATGCTCCATGGACAGTTTCCTCCAAAGCCTGGGGCCGCCTTGTCCGAACTCCGCCGCCGCTGACGGAGGTTCGTCTGCTGAGGGACAGCGGGCTGTATTCAAGTTCAGGTCATTGACCAGGCCCAGGCAGAGGCCTGTGGAGGTCAAAGAGAGGCCCTCCTCCTGCTCGTATGAGGAGGACAGGAGGGGAGGGGACTTCGATGTCATAAGAAATGGAGAATGCACAATAGAAGCACAGACCAATCCCACTCAGCCTTCAAACAGAATGGACAGTTTCAAGAACACCCCGAGTTGCCCTAATCCTCCAAACAAGCGTCGCGCTTCTGCTCCGACTGATATTTCCTATGAGGAAATCGTGCCTTCTCCAAACAGTGAACTGGGAATTCAGAATGGCTTCCTCAAAGTCGGAGAAGGCAGCCAAACTGGTCATGTAGAATGCCACTATAGCTTAAATCAAACGGAAGAACATGCATGTGATTTGAGAGACGGTGCCGACACAACCACAGATCAGCTCTCTCTGGTCACCatatcctctgctggacctCCTTCATTAACTTCGCAAGCCTCACTAGAGTTTCACGAGCGGTCTCAAATCACGCACTCTGTTTCTGCAGGTCTTCACTGGCCAAATGACCCAGAGAAGACACAACTTCAGTTTTTGCGGTTTAAGAACAATAACTCCTCGCCGGAACCTTACAGTCAGTCATATCCCTCAGAATCTTGTAGCAGCCAGTGGTCTCCAGGCCCAATAGCGAGCCAAGGACATTGCCTGGAGGCAGCAAACAAATGGGGCGAAAGCTGCTGCCCCACCCCTGGATCTGTGTTCTTGGAGGAAGGAATGGGAGTTATTAAGCATCACCACCCTTGGGGCCGCTCTGTGAGTGTACCTGAGGAGCCAGATGGGCCTTCAACACACGTCAGGCTGGGTTCTGACCAAATACTTGGACATTTTGAGCCTCTTCGTGCCGCTGCAAGTGTCGACACTTTACTGGAGGAGCAAAGGACAGGTGAGAGAACAAGAGGtgaagacaaattaaaggaCAATGCTGCAGTCGACTCAACCCAGAGGAAGCCAAACCCATCGAGGAACCATCGGCGAAACCGCCGCCGCAACGAGCGCTTTGCAACCAACCTCAGAAATGAGATCCAAAGGAAGAAGGCCCAACTTCAGAGGAGCGGCGGCCCGGGAGGATTGCTCTCCTGCGGGGAAACGGTCCAGGAAGAGGAGGGTGCAGACCTCCATGAGGAGTCTGGAGACCCGGACACTGAAGTCAAAGAAAGAGGAACCAAAGTTCTATTAGCCTCGCCCGTTGGTTCCACCAAGTGCACCAGTGCACCGGATGAGAAATTAATcacttcaaacaaaataaactgcGACAATTCCCACACAACCGCAGCCATTCAGATTGTGGACACAGGCGTTCCAAACTTCGGTGTTGGCGTCCGAGTTGTTGAGGAGCCAGCTCCTGCAGGCAAAGCTCGCCGGTGGCGTTGGACTCCCGAGCATAAGCTCCAACCAGAACCGAAACCCAGCAGACTGTACGGTGTCATTGGAGAGAGTGTGTTAGGAGTCACCCAGTCAAGGCAAGGGGTTTGCGCCTTCACCTCCGCTTCCACATCCTCCTGTGGCCGTTCTGCTTCCTGTTCTCGAATGGAAGAGTCTGACATCCTTCCATTTGCAGATAGAAGGAAGTTTTTTGAGGAGACAAGCAAGTTAGTGGCTGGTTCCAAGGTGTCTGGTCTCTCAAGTCACAAGTCCCAGGAAGGGGAGCACGGTCAGTACACGAACCAACGAAGATACTCCTATCAGGGTGGGCTCCACCAAGAATTGCCATCAGGATCTACCAGCCGAGACAGACAACAGGAGAGCGAACGGATGAGAGAATGGGAGGAGAGTGCGAGGGAAAGAAAGAGGGACAACATGCTACGAGAACGGGAGATGCAGCAGGAGAAGGAAAGATGGGAAAGGAAAGTGGAAAAAGAGAGGCTCAGGGAGAAGGAGCAACAGGAAAGGGTGAGACGGTGGGAAAGGGAACGGGAGATGGAGCTTGAGTTGGAGAGGGCCAGGGAGGAGGAACATCTCCAAAAAGAACGAGAGGAAGAGTTTGGTCGGGAAAGGGAAGAGTTTAACAGCAGGTCTTGCATGAAAGGAAGGAATCACGACGAAAACTCCCATCCTAGCCACAGCAGCCAAGTCCCGACATCTGCTTTCTACCCAGTTAACCAACCTGCACAGCCAGCTTTGTACCAGGGACTCGCAGCAAGGAGCAACACCCCCACACAA TTGCAGTATCCCGCCCGGCAACATGAAACAAGCAAACTGAACAGGAAGTACAGCCTGACAGAGAG AGACTACACCGGCTGGAGACAGGAGTGCCACCCTCCAGACGGCATCGGTCTGCATCATCAGCCTTCCCGTCAGGCTTCACGGACCGCAAGGCAGGTGGTCGGCGACAGAAGCGACTGCAACGGACACACGGCGGCCCCCCTCTCACAGCGGGGGCGCGCCATGTCCGAAAACGATCTCCACTTCGATGCTGGTCAGCGCTGGTCGCCGTCGCACTCCGCCGCGGCCGGCCAGACGCTGAGCGAAGTGGAGGAAGGAGTGGAACACTTGTTGacccagaagaagaaaaaacctcCCCCGAGGCCACCGCCGCCCAAGTGGGAGCAGTTCCACCGCAGGCGTGCATCCCACCACACGCTGTTTCCCTCTTCTTCTACTGTTCCGCCACAACATCCCAACACGCCCCCACCCTCGGTGGAACGCCGCACTTCCGCTCATTCTACCTCTGAGCAGTCCAGGCAGAGGTCGTACAGCCTTCCGCCGCAGAGACAGGAAGTGGCGGAGAGCTGCCCGCGCTGCAGCTGCAACCAACCTCGGACTCAAGAACACGCCTTCGCCCACGTCCCGTCCGATCGCCGTCAGATCCCCGAGCTCTCCTTTTCCGTCGCCCCGCCCAGTCCCATGTTCTCCAGGCGGGCCTTCGGGTCTGCGGTCCCGACATACTTTGACCAGCATGAGAGGGAGATCGCGTCTCCGCCAGCACCTTGGAGCAG TGTGTCTGAGGCAGACAGCAGCCATAATAAAATGTGGAATCCTCACAAGCCGCCACCCAGCGTGAGACCTGGAGCTGAGTGGGAGAGAACGCCGTCTCCCAGAATTCAAATTAACAACATGCTTCCACCTGCCTTGGCAAATGGACACCTTGGTGGTGTTTTACCTCCTGAATGTTACTCTGCGCTGGACGACAAGCAGCTGCAGATGTGTGTGGGTGAAGGCGTCCAGAGCGGTGAGCCTTCAAAGGTCCCTGAAACAGGAACAGAGTCGGAGACGACCCTCAGCCCAAGCCCCGCGCACAGCCTGGAGGCAGAACTGGATGTCCCTTTAGAGACGGACATAGACGACTTCCAGGGAGATGACGGACTTCCTGTAGAGGAGGAGCTTCCTTGCTTCGCATTGCCGGTCACTGTCTTGGAGACGGACATTGACACCTTGCCGGAGCCGCGGGCCGAGCCGGTGGGCGGCGTCCGGGCGGAGGAGGAGCTGGAGAGCAGCAGGGAAGGGCTGAGTTTGGACGAGCTCTTCCCCCACAGTAGTGAGGGAGAGTCGGGCACGGAGAGCTGGAGGGGCGCCTTCCATAACCCCGAGCACAATAGTGACAGCTTGGATAG GCGGTCCGGCACGAGTTCTAGCTGCTCTTCTTATTACAGCACGTCGGCGGCCAAAGCTCATCTCTTGTCTCAGATGAAGGACTTGAGCGATAACAAAGAGCGGGAAGATGACGACGAGCTCACGTACAAG AGACAGCTAATGGAGAGCCTGCGTAAGAAACTCGGGGTACTGAGGGAAGCCCAGCGGGGGCTCCAGGAAGACGTCCGGGCCAATGCGCAGCTGGGGGAGGAGGTGGAGAGCACGGTGGTGGCCGTCTGCAAGCCTAACGAGGTGGACAAGTTCCGCATGTTCATCGGTGACCTGGATAAGGTGGTCAGCTTGCTGCTGTCGCTGTCGGGGCGTCTGCTGAGGGCGGAGACCACGCTGGACACGCTCAACCCTGATACGGACGATGACGAGAGG CTCTCCCTGCTGGAGAAAAAGCGCCAGCTCATGAGGCAGCTGTCAGAGGCCCAGGACTTGAAGGAGCACGTCGACCACAGGGAGCAGGCCGTCAGCCGCGTTCTGGCCCGATGCCTCTCTCCGGAGCAGCACCGGGACTACAG CCACTTTGTGAAGATGAAGGCCGCCCTGCTGGTGGAGCAGAAGCAGCTGGAGGACAAGATCCGTCTGGGAGAGGAGCAACTGAGGGGGCTCAGGGAGAGTCTGGGGCTGGGCCTCGGTCTGGGATTGGGACTGTCCGTGGGATACGGGCATTACTAA
- the shroom4 gene encoding protein Shroom4 isoform X1, with protein METVEQLVSFHRVQVQLSGGAPWGFTLKGGTEHGEPLVITKIEVGGKAARCEKLKVGDELININGSALYGSRQEALILIKGSYRILKLGIRSAHRPLLPNRLRRRSIPHIRPASWLLSALSGLPPPPPPPPPPPRLPLPADSPPPPTPPAMQLHPCACPLTWNTSENSDLPTQWGQLCRPYSSTDQSSSLGSMESLDTATPITQPYSDSHNSPVDPALFNSKRDSAYSSFSASSNMSDYAAVPLRPGDVCSMDSFLQSLGPPCPNSAAADGGSSAEGQRAVFKFRSLTRPRQRPVEVKERPSSCSYEEDRRGGDFDVIRNGECTIEAQTNPTQPSNRMDSFKNTPSCPNPPNKRRASAPTDISYEEIVPSPNSELGIQNGFLKVGEGSQTGHVECHYSLNQTEEHACDLRDGADTTTDQLSLVTISSAGPPSLTSQASLEFHERSQITHSVSAGLHWPNDPEKTQLQFLRFKNNNSSPEPYSQSYPSESCSSQWSPGPIASQGHCLEAANKWGESCCPTPGSVFLEEGMGVIKHHHPWGRSVSVPEEPDGPSTHVRLGSDQILGHFEPLRAAASVDTLLEEQRTGERTRGEDKLKDNAAVDSTQRKPNPSRNHRRNRRRNERFATNLRNEIQRKKAQLQRSGGPGGLLSCGETVQEEEGADLHEESGDPDTEVKERGTKVLLASPVGSTKCTSAPDEKLITSNKINCDNSHTTAAIQIVDTGVPNFGVGVRVVEEPAPAGKARRWRWTPEHKLQPEPKPSRLYGVIGESVLGVTQSRQGVCAFTSASTSSCGRSASCSRMEESDILPFADRRKFFEETSKLVAGSKVSGLSSHKSQEGEHGQYTNQRRYSYQGGLHQELPSGSTSRDRQQESERMREWEESARERKRDNMLREREMQQEKERWERKVEKERLREKEQQERVRRWEREREMELELERAREEEHLQKEREEEFGREREEFNSRSCMKGRNHDENSHPSHSSQVPTSAFYPVNQPAQPALYQGLAARSNTPTQLQYPARQHETSKLNRKYSLTERDYTGWRQECHPPDGIGLHHQPSRQASRTARQVVGDRSDCNGHTAAPLSQRGRAMSENDLHFDAGQRWSPSHSAAAGQTLSEVEEGVEHLLTQKKKKPPPRPPPPKWEQFHRRRASHHTLFPSSSTVPPQHPNTPPPSVERRTSAHSTSEQSRQRSYSLPPQRQEVAESCPRCSCNQPRTQEHAFAHVPSDRRQIPELSFSVAPPSPMFSRRAFGSAVPTYFDQHEREIASPPAPWSSVSEADSSHNKMWNPHKPPPSVRPGAEWERTPSPRIQINNMLPPALANGHLGGVLPPECYSALDDKQLQMCVGEGVQSGEPSKVPETGTESETTLSPSPAHSLEAELDVPLETDIDDFQGDDGLPVEEELPCFALPVTVLETDIDTLPEPRAEPVGGVRAEEELESSREGLSLDELFPHSSEGESGTESWRGAFHNPEHNSDSLDRRSGTSSSCSSYYSTSAAKAHLLSQMKDLSDNKEREDDDELTYKRQLMESLRKKLGVLREAQRGLQEDVRANAQLGEEVESTVVAVCKPNEVDKFRMFIGDLDKVVSLLLSLSGRLLRAETTLDTLNPDTDDDERLSLLEKKRQLMRQLSEAQDLKEHVDHREQAVSRVLARCLSPEQHRDYSHFVKMKAALLVEQKQLEDKIRLGEEQLRGLRESLGLGLGLGLGLSVGYGHY; from the exons CGCTCACCGTCCGCTTCTGCCCAATCGTCTCCGCAGGCGCAGCATCCCGCACATCAGGCCTGCCTCCTGGCTTCTGAGCGCGCTGTCCGGGCTGCCGCCccctcctccgcctccgcctcccCCACCCCGCCTCCCTCTCCCCGCCGACTCGCCCCCGCCTCCCACTCCACCTGCCATGCAGCTCCACCCCTGCGCCTGCCCGCTAACCTGGAACACGAGTGAGAACAG TGACTTGCCCACGCAGTGGGGTCAGCTGTGCCGACCGTACTCGTCCACAGATCAGAGCAGTTCCCTGGGCTCCATGGAGAGCTTGGACACAGCCACACCGATTACGCAGCCTTACTCCGACTCGCACAATTCACCCGTGGACCCGGCACTCTTCAATAGCAAGCGAGACTCTGCCTACAGCTCGTTCTCCGCCAGCTCAAACATGTCCGACTACGCCGCAGTGCCGCTCAGACCCGGTGACGTATGCTCCATGGACAGTTTCCTCCAAAGCCTGGGGCCGCCTTGTCCGAACTCCGCCGCCGCTGACGGAGGTTCGTCTGCTGAGGGACAGCGGGCTGTATTCAAGTTCAGGTCATTGACCAGGCCCAGGCAGAGGCCTGTGGAGGTCAAAGAGAGGCCCTCCTCCTGCTCGTATGAGGAGGACAGGAGGGGAGGGGACTTCGATGTCATAAGAAATGGAGAATGCACAATAGAAGCACAGACCAATCCCACTCAGCCTTCAAACAGAATGGACAGTTTCAAGAACACCCCGAGTTGCCCTAATCCTCCAAACAAGCGTCGCGCTTCTGCTCCGACTGATATTTCCTATGAGGAAATCGTGCCTTCTCCAAACAGTGAACTGGGAATTCAGAATGGCTTCCTCAAAGTCGGAGAAGGCAGCCAAACTGGTCATGTAGAATGCCACTATAGCTTAAATCAAACGGAAGAACATGCATGTGATTTGAGAGACGGTGCCGACACAACCACAGATCAGCTCTCTCTGGTCACCatatcctctgctggacctCCTTCATTAACTTCGCAAGCCTCACTAGAGTTTCACGAGCGGTCTCAAATCACGCACTCTGTTTCTGCAGGTCTTCACTGGCCAAATGACCCAGAGAAGACACAACTTCAGTTTTTGCGGTTTAAGAACAATAACTCCTCGCCGGAACCTTACAGTCAGTCATATCCCTCAGAATCTTGTAGCAGCCAGTGGTCTCCAGGCCCAATAGCGAGCCAAGGACATTGCCTGGAGGCAGCAAACAAATGGGGCGAAAGCTGCTGCCCCACCCCTGGATCTGTGTTCTTGGAGGAAGGAATGGGAGTTATTAAGCATCACCACCCTTGGGGCCGCTCTGTGAGTGTACCTGAGGAGCCAGATGGGCCTTCAACACACGTCAGGCTGGGTTCTGACCAAATACTTGGACATTTTGAGCCTCTTCGTGCCGCTGCAAGTGTCGACACTTTACTGGAGGAGCAAAGGACAGGTGAGAGAACAAGAGGtgaagacaaattaaaggaCAATGCTGCAGTCGACTCAACCCAGAGGAAGCCAAACCCATCGAGGAACCATCGGCGAAACCGCCGCCGCAACGAGCGCTTTGCAACCAACCTCAGAAATGAGATCCAAAGGAAGAAGGCCCAACTTCAGAGGAGCGGCGGCCCGGGAGGATTGCTCTCCTGCGGGGAAACGGTCCAGGAAGAGGAGGGTGCAGACCTCCATGAGGAGTCTGGAGACCCGGACACTGAAGTCAAAGAAAGAGGAACCAAAGTTCTATTAGCCTCGCCCGTTGGTTCCACCAAGTGCACCAGTGCACCGGATGAGAAATTAATcacttcaaacaaaataaactgcGACAATTCCCACACAACCGCAGCCATTCAGATTGTGGACACAGGCGTTCCAAACTTCGGTGTTGGCGTCCGAGTTGTTGAGGAGCCAGCTCCTGCAGGCAAAGCTCGCCGGTGGCGTTGGACTCCCGAGCATAAGCTCCAACCAGAACCGAAACCCAGCAGACTGTACGGTGTCATTGGAGAGAGTGTGTTAGGAGTCACCCAGTCAAGGCAAGGGGTTTGCGCCTTCACCTCCGCTTCCACATCCTCCTGTGGCCGTTCTGCTTCCTGTTCTCGAATGGAAGAGTCTGACATCCTTCCATTTGCAGATAGAAGGAAGTTTTTTGAGGAGACAAGCAAGTTAGTGGCTGGTTCCAAGGTGTCTGGTCTCTCAAGTCACAAGTCCCAGGAAGGGGAGCACGGTCAGTACACGAACCAACGAAGATACTCCTATCAGGGTGGGCTCCACCAAGAATTGCCATCAGGATCTACCAGCCGAGACAGACAACAGGAGAGCGAACGGATGAGAGAATGGGAGGAGAGTGCGAGGGAAAGAAAGAGGGACAACATGCTACGAGAACGGGAGATGCAGCAGGAGAAGGAAAGATGGGAAAGGAAAGTGGAAAAAGAGAGGCTCAGGGAGAAGGAGCAACAGGAAAGGGTGAGACGGTGGGAAAGGGAACGGGAGATGGAGCTTGAGTTGGAGAGGGCCAGGGAGGAGGAACATCTCCAAAAAGAACGAGAGGAAGAGTTTGGTCGGGAAAGGGAAGAGTTTAACAGCAGGTCTTGCATGAAAGGAAGGAATCACGACGAAAACTCCCATCCTAGCCACAGCAGCCAAGTCCCGACATCTGCTTTCTACCCAGTTAACCAACCTGCACAGCCAGCTTTGTACCAGGGACTCGCAGCAAGGAGCAACACCCCCACACAA TTGCAGTATCCCGCCCGGCAACATGAAACAAGCAAACTGAACAGGAAGTACAGCCTGACAGAGAG AGACTACACCGGCTGGAGACAGGAGTGCCACCCTCCAGACGGCATCGGTCTGCATCATCAGCCTTCCCGTCAGGCTTCACGGACCGCAAGGCAGGTGGTCGGCGACAGAAGCGACTGCAACGGACACACGGCGGCCCCCCTCTCACAGCGGGGGCGCGCCATGTCCGAAAACGATCTCCACTTCGATGCTGGTCAGCGCTGGTCGCCGTCGCACTCCGCCGCGGCCGGCCAGACGCTGAGCGAAGTGGAGGAAGGAGTGGAACACTTGTTGacccagaagaagaaaaaacctcCCCCGAGGCCACCGCCGCCCAAGTGGGAGCAGTTCCACCGCAGGCGTGCATCCCACCACACGCTGTTTCCCTCTTCTTCTACTGTTCCGCCACAACATCCCAACACGCCCCCACCCTCGGTGGAACGCCGCACTTCCGCTCATTCTACCTCTGAGCAGTCCAGGCAGAGGTCGTACAGCCTTCCGCCGCAGAGACAGGAAGTGGCGGAGAGCTGCCCGCGCTGCAGCTGCAACCAACCTCGGACTCAAGAACACGCCTTCGCCCACGTCCCGTCCGATCGCCGTCAGATCCCCGAGCTCTCCTTTTCCGTCGCCCCGCCCAGTCCCATGTTCTCCAGGCGGGCCTTCGGGTCTGCGGTCCCGACATACTTTGACCAGCATGAGAGGGAGATCGCGTCTCCGCCAGCACCTTGGAGCAG TGTGTCTGAGGCAGACAGCAGCCATAATAAAATGTGGAATCCTCACAAGCCGCCACCCAGCGTGAGACCTGGAGCTGAGTGGGAGAGAACGCCGTCTCCCAGAATTCAAATTAACAACATGCTTCCACCTGCCTTGGCAAATGGACACCTTGGTGGTGTTTTACCTCCTGAATGTTACTCTGCGCTGGACGACAAGCAGCTGCAGATGTGTGTGGGTGAAGGCGTCCAGAGCGGTGAGCCTTCAAAGGTCCCTGAAACAGGAACAGAGTCGGAGACGACCCTCAGCCCAAGCCCCGCGCACAGCCTGGAGGCAGAACTGGATGTCCCTTTAGAGACGGACATAGACGACTTCCAGGGAGATGACGGACTTCCTGTAGAGGAGGAGCTTCCTTGCTTCGCATTGCCGGTCACTGTCTTGGAGACGGACATTGACACCTTGCCGGAGCCGCGGGCCGAGCCGGTGGGCGGCGTCCGGGCGGAGGAGGAGCTGGAGAGCAGCAGGGAAGGGCTGAGTTTGGACGAGCTCTTCCCCCACAGTAGTGAGGGAGAGTCGGGCACGGAGAGCTGGAGGGGCGCCTTCCATAACCCCGAGCACAATAGTGACAGCTTGGATAG GCGGTCCGGCACGAGTTCTAGCTGCTCTTCTTATTACAGCACGTCGGCGGCCAAAGCTCATCTCTTGTCTCAGATGAAGGACTTGAGCGATAACAAAGAGCGGGAAGATGACGACGAGCTCACGTACAAG AGACAGCTAATGGAGAGCCTGCGTAAGAAACTCGGGGTACTGAGGGAAGCCCAGCGGGGGCTCCAGGAAGACGTCCGGGCCAATGCGCAGCTGGGGGAGGAGGTGGAGAGCACGGTGGTGGCCGTCTGCAAGCCTAACGAGGTGGACAAGTTCCGCATGTTCATCGGTGACCTGGATAAGGTGGTCAGCTTGCTGCTGTCGCTGTCGGGGCGTCTGCTGAGGGCGGAGACCACGCTGGACACGCTCAACCCTGATACGGACGATGACGAGAGG CTCTCCCTGCTGGAGAAAAAGCGCCAGCTCATGAGGCAGCTGTCAGAGGCCCAGGACTTGAAGGAGCACGTCGACCACAGGGAGCAGGCCGTCAGCCGCGTTCTGGCCCGATGCCTCTCTCCGGAGCAGCACCGGGACTACAG CCACTTTGTGAAGATGAAGGCCGCCCTGCTGGTGGAGCAGAAGCAGCTGGAGGACAAGATCCGTCTGGGAGAGGAGCAACTGAGGGGGCTCAGGGAGAGTCTGGGGCTGGGCCTCGGTCTGGGATTGGGACTGTCCGTGGGATACGGGCATTACTAA